From the Mycoplasmatota bacterium genome, one window contains:
- the rplA gene encoding 50S ribosomal protein L1 produces MASIGKKHAEVLKLVDSNQLYSIEEAVELVKKTSYVKFDATVEIAFRMGLDPRKAEQNLRGAVVLPHGTGKTRTVLVIAQGDKAKEATEAGADFVGDADYINKIQQGWFGFDVIVATPDMMPQLGRLGRILGPKGLMPNPKTGTVTMDVAKAVNEIKAGKVEYRVDKVGNIHVPVGKVSFDNEKLTENVKTIYERMMRIKPATVKGVYMKNISLTSTMGPGIKVDSSSIIK; encoded by the coding sequence ATGGCTAGTATAGGAAAAAAACATGCTGAAGTTTTAAAACTAGTTGATAGCAACCAGCTTTATTCAATTGAAGAAGCTGTAGAATTAGTTAAAAAAACGAGCTATGTCAAATTTGACGCTACAGTAGAAATTGCTTTCCGTATGGGATTAGATCCGCGTAAGGCTGAACAAAATTTACGTGGAGCAGTTGTATTACCTCACGGAACAGGGAAAACACGTACTGTATTAGTAATTGCTCAAGGCGATAAAGCGAAAGAAGCTACTGAAGCTGGAGCTGATTTTGTTGGTGATGCTGATTATATTAATAAAATTCAACAAGGTTGGTTTGGATTTGATGTAATCGTAGCTACTCCAGACATGATGCCTCAATTAGGAAGATTAGGACGTATTTTAGGTCCTAAAGGATTAATGCCAAATCCTAAAACAGGTACAGTCACTATGGATGTTGCGAAAGCTGTTAATGAAATTAAAGCAGGTAAAGTAGAATATCGTGTTGACAAAGTAGGGAATATTCATGTTCCTGTTGGAAAAGTATCATTTGATAATGAAAAGTTAACAGAAAATGTTAAAACTATTTATGAGAGAATGATGCGTATTAAACCAGCAACTGTTAAAGGTGTTTATATGAAAAACATATCTTTAACTTCTACTATGGGTCCTGGAATCAAAGTAGATTCTAGTTCAATCATTAAATAA
- the rpoB gene encoding DNA-directed RNA polymerase subunit beta, with amino-acid sequence MNTQNKNYKEIRYGRKRIRRNYSRISGALELPNLIEIQTNSFGKFLNEGMTRMFNDISPIKDHSENLILEFVGHDIGLPKYEVLDAKERDVTYSAPLKVKIRLTNLEKQEAVEQEVFMGDLPLMTETGTFIINGAERVIVTQLVRSSGVYFSNKDIDKKSGKEKISGQIIPTRGAWLEFEEDAKQIAYVRVDRTRKLPVTVLLKALGLISREEILDIFGENLLLLNAFDKDSTENCQEALLEIYEKLRPGEPPTIEGARSLFFARFFDDKRYDLAAVGRYKFNKKLNFFNRLVDNELAEPLIDSETGEVLFEAGHVFKQEDYDNMIENNVDISAINRKRISLFEPLEDFDCYVQSATVKVLNEDGEPIDLVVVGNNQREEKLVVTTSDIIAAVSYYFNLNYGVGNFDDIDHLGNRRLRLVGELLQNQFRIGLTRMERVVRERMSTQEAEHLTPQNLINIRPVTAAIKEFFGSSQLSQFMDKVNPLAEISNKRRLSALGPGGLTRERASMEVRDVHYSHYGRMCPIETPEGPNIGLINQLATYAKVNDYGFIETAYRKVRVIDGKAYITDEIDYFTADEEDYYVLSQANLKIDENRMIVDEKVIARHRGATIMVSPLDVNYVDVSPKQIVSVATACIPFLEHDDANRALMGANMQRQAIPLLVPEAPIVGTGIEYKAAKDAGSAVIAKKSGVVEYADAKVIRIRNLQGGLDKYKLIKFVRSNQSTCVNQKPIVSIGETVEAGEVIADGFSMDQGELALGRNVLVAFMTWNGYNYEDAIIMSERLVKDDVYTSIHIEEYEIEARDTKLGPEEITRDIPGVSDDSLKDLDERGIIRVGAEVKEGGYLVGKVTAKGQTDLSAEERLLHAIFGEKAREVRDTSLRVPHGGEGIIHDVKHFTRKNGDEMAPGVNEVIRVYIVQKRKISEGDKMAGRHGNKGVISKILPEEDMPFLPDGTVCDIMLNPLGVPSRMNIGQILELHLGMAARKLGIHVATPVFDGVQIEDLDAIIREANMAQDAKTKLYDGRTGEEFDNRISVGVMYMIKLAHMVDDKLHARSTGPYSLVTQQPLGGKAQFGGQRFGEMEVWALEAYGAAYTLQEILTVKSDDIVGRVKVYEAIIKGEPIPDPGVPESFRVLIKELQALGMDVKITNAEHTEIELKDSLLEESTVREISGIEDEYRLEYRNKSNDIDNNDNNDEVLVDDDDIEDDAE; translated from the coding sequence TTGAACACACAAAACAAAAATTACAAAGAAATCAGATACGGAAGAAAAAGAATACGTCGAAATTATTCTCGTATTAGTGGAGCTCTTGAATTACCTAATCTAATTGAAATTCAAACGAATTCTTTTGGGAAATTTTTAAACGAAGGTATGACTCGAATGTTTAATGATATTTCACCAATAAAAGATCATAGTGAGAATTTAATATTAGAATTTGTTGGGCACGATATTGGATTACCTAAATATGAGGTTCTGGATGCTAAAGAACGTGATGTTACTTATTCTGCACCATTAAAAGTGAAAATTAGGTTAACCAATTTAGAAAAACAAGAAGCGGTTGAACAAGAAGTATTTATGGGTGATTTACCATTAATGACAGAGACAGGAACTTTTATTATTAATGGAGCTGAGCGGGTAATTGTAACACAATTAGTGCGCTCATCAGGTGTTTATTTCAGTAATAAAGATATTGATAAGAAAAGTGGAAAAGAAAAAATTAGTGGTCAAATTATACCAACTCGTGGTGCTTGGTTAGAATTTGAAGAAGATGCTAAGCAAATTGCCTATGTTCGTGTTGACCGAACACGTAAATTACCAGTAACGGTATTGTTAAAGGCATTAGGGCTTATATCAAGAGAAGAAATTCTTGATATATTTGGTGAAAATCTTTTATTATTAAATGCTTTTGACAAAGATAGCACTGAAAATTGCCAAGAAGCATTGCTTGAAATTTATGAAAAATTACGCCCGGGAGAACCGCCAACCATAGAAGGAGCTAGAAGCTTATTTTTTGCTCGCTTTTTTGACGATAAGCGTTATGATTTAGCAGCGGTTGGTCGTTATAAATTTAATAAAAAGTTAAACTTTTTCAATCGATTAGTTGATAATGAACTTGCTGAACCTTTGATTGATAGCGAAACTGGTGAAGTTTTATTTGAGGCTGGTCATGTCTTTAAACAAGAAGATTATGATAATATGATTGAAAATAATGTTGATATATCCGCTATTAACAGAAAAAGAATATCTTTATTTGAACCTTTAGAGGATTTTGACTGTTATGTTCAAAGTGCTACGGTGAAAGTGTTAAATGAAGACGGAGAGCCAATAGATTTAGTGGTTGTTGGTAATAACCAAAGGGAAGAAAAATTAGTAGTTACAACAAGTGATATTATTGCCGCAGTTAGTTATTATTTTAATTTAAATTATGGTGTTGGAAATTTTGATGATATTGACCATTTAGGTAATAGAAGATTAAGACTTGTTGGAGAATTACTTCAAAACCAATTTAGAATTGGTTTAACGAGAATGGAAAGAGTCGTTCGTGAAAGAATGTCAACACAAGAAGCTGAACATTTAACACCACAGAATCTAATTAATATTAGACCGGTAACAGCGGCTATTAAAGAGTTTTTTGGAAGTTCTCAATTATCACAATTTATGGATAAAGTAAATCCATTAGCAGAGATATCGAATAAACGTCGTTTATCAGCACTTGGACCTGGTGGGTTAACAAGAGAAAGAGCTTCAATGGAAGTTCGAGATGTGCATTATTCACATTATGGACGTATGTGCCCAATTGAAACACCTGAAGGACCAAACATTGGTTTAATTAACCAGTTAGCGACTTATGCAAAAGTAAATGATTATGGATTCATTGAAACAGCATATCGTAAAGTTAGAGTAATTGATGGAAAAGCATATATTACCGATGAAATTGATTATTTCACTGCTGATGAAGAGGATTATTATGTTTTATCTCAAGCTAATCTAAAAATTGATGAAAATAGAATGATTGTTGATGAAAAAGTAATTGCACGTCATCGTGGTGCAACTATTATGGTTAGCCCACTAGATGTTAATTATGTTGATGTTTCACCTAAACAAATTGTTTCAGTAGCGACAGCTTGTATTCCTTTCTTAGAGCATGATGATGCCAATCGTGCGTTAATGGGAGCTAACATGCAGCGTCAAGCAATTCCTCTTTTAGTTCCTGAGGCACCAATTGTTGGAACGGGAATTGAATATAAGGCAGCTAAAGATGCTGGTTCAGCTGTTATTGCGAAAAAATCTGGTGTGGTTGAATATGCGGATGCTAAAGTAATTCGTATACGCAATTTACAAGGTGGATTAGATAAGTATAAGTTAATAAAATTTGTTCGTTCAAATCAAAGTACTTGTGTTAATCAAAAACCAATTGTATCTATTGGTGAAACAGTTGAGGCAGGAGAAGTTATTGCTGATGGATTCTCAATGGATCAAGGTGAATTAGCGCTAGGTAGAAATGTTTTAGTTGCCTTCATGACTTGGAATGGATATAACTATGAAGATGCAATTATAATGAGTGAACGTCTTGTAAAAGATGATGTGTATACATCAATTCATATAGAAGAATATGAAATTGAAGCACGTGATACTAAACTTGGACCTGAGGAAATAACTCGAGATATTCCAGGTGTTAGTGATGATTCGTTAAAAGACTTAGATGAACGCGGAATCATACGTGTTGGAGCAGAAGTTAAAGAAGGTGGCTATTTGGTCGGAAAAGTTACCGCAAAAGGTCAGACTGACTTATCCGCTGAAGAAAGATTGCTACATGCTATCTTTGGAGAAAAAGCTCGTGAAGTACGTGATACCTCCCTACGAGTTCCTCATGGTGGTGAAGGAATTATCCATGATGTTAAGCATTTCACCCGTAAAAACGGGGATGAAATGGCACCGGGTGTAAATGAGGTTATTCGAGTTTACATCGTTCAAAAGCGAAAAATCTCTGAAGGAGATAAAATGGCTGGACGTCATGGAAACAAAGGTGTAATCTCAAAAATACTACCAGAGGAAGATATGCCATTCTTACCAGATGGAACAGTATGTGATATCATGTTAAACCCATTAGGAGTTCCATCACGGATGAATATTGGACAAATATTAGAATTACATCTAGGGATGGCGGCAAGAAAATTAGGCATTCATGTTGCTACACCAGTATTTGATGGTGTGCAAATTGAAGACCTAGATGCTATTATTCGTGAAGCGAATATGGCACAAGATGCGAAAACTAAACTTTATGATGGAAGAACTGGTGAAGAATTCGATAATCGTATTTCTGTAGGCGTTATGTATATGATTAAGTTAGCTCACATGGTTGATGATAAATTACATGCTCGTTCAACAGGACCTTATTCATTAGTTACACAACAACCACTTGGTGGTAAGGCACAATTTGGAGGTCAAAGATTTGGTGAAATGGAAGTTTGGGCCCTTGAAGCTTATGGTGCCGCTTATACACTTCAAGAAATCTTAACTGTAAAATCTGATGATATTGTTGGTCGAGTTAAAGTTTACGAAGCCATTATTAAAGGCGAACCTATTCCAGACCCAGGAGTGCCTGAATCATTCCGTGTACTGATTAAAGAACTTCAGGCATTAGGAATGGATGTAAAAATTACGAATGCAGAACATACTGAGATTGAATTAAAAGATAGTTTGTTAGAAGAATCTACTGTAAGAGAAATTAGTGGAATTGAAGATGAATATCGTTTAGAATATCGAAATAAATCAAATGATATAGACAATAATGATAATAATGATGAAGTGCTCGTTGATGATGACGATATAGAAGATGATGCTGAATAA
- the nusG gene encoding transcription termination/antitermination protein NusG, whose product MEEKNWFVVQTYSGLENTVKNNLERRIESMGMENQIFRVIIPEETEVEIKKGVKKEKVRKIFPGYVFIEMVVTDESWYVVRNTPNVTGFIGSSGKGAKPVPLRPGEIDPILKKLGLHRAEYDLKVKVGESVRIKSGPFTGQNGIVDEIDYDKMVLKVLVDFFGRQTKFELEFTQVEKID is encoded by the coding sequence ATGGAAGAGAAAAATTGGTTTGTTGTACAAACTTATTCAGGACTTGAGAACACTGTAAAAAATAATTTAGAACGTCGTATTGAATCTATGGGGATGGAAAATCAAATATTTCGTGTAATTATCCCTGAAGAAACAGAAGTTGAAATTAAAAAAGGTGTTAAAAAAGAAAAGGTTAGAAAAATCTTTCCTGGATATGTATTTATAGAAATGGTTGTTACAGATGAATCTTGGTATGTTGTTAGAAATACACCTAACGTAACTGGATTTATTGGTTCAAGTGGGAAAGGTGCAAAACCTGTTCCTTTACGTCCTGGAGAAATTGATCCTATTTTGAAAAAATTAGGTTTACATCGTGCAGAATATGACTTAAAAGTCAAAGTTGGCGAGAGTGTAAGAATTAAATCTGGACCTTTTACTGGTCAAAATGGTATTGTTGATGAGATTGATTATGATAAAATGGTTTTAAAAGTTTTAGTTGATTTCTTTGGTAGACAGACAAAATTTGAACTTGAATTTACACAAGTTGAAAAAATTGATTAA
- a CDS encoding class I SAM-dependent methyltransferase, with the protein MTNHYYNNNLDTKSEERTLEFQLLTERLKFITDNGVFSKKTIDYGTRVLVKGCTMESWYKNVLDIGCGYGPIGISLAKEFSDIHFDLIDINLRAINLARRNAKLNNLKNISIFESNIFKMINTSYDCILTNPPIRAGKRVVHQILEESIDYLNNKGSIYIIIQKKQGAASAMDKLNQIYGNCEIICRDKGYYLLKSVKK; encoded by the coding sequence TTGACAAATCATTACTATAATAATAATTTAGATACGAAAAGTGAAGAAAGAACACTTGAATTTCAATTATTAACAGAAAGATTGAAGTTTATAACAGATAATGGTGTTTTTTCTAAAAAGACAATTGATTATGGAACCCGAGTATTGGTAAAAGGTTGCACGATGGAGTCGTGGTATAAAAATGTATTAGACATAGGTTGTGGTTATGGTCCTATCGGAATAAGTTTAGCTAAGGAGTTTTCTGATATTCATTTTGATTTAATTGATATTAATTTAAGAGCCATAAACTTAGCGAGAAGAAATGCAAAATTAAATAATTTGAAAAATATTTCCATTTTTGAAAGTAATATTTTTAAAATGATTAATACTAGTTATGATTGTATTCTTACAAATCCTCCTATTAGGGCAGGAAAAAGAGTAGTGCATCAAATTTTAGAAGAGTCGATTGATTACTTGAATAATAAAGGATCAATCTACATCATTATACAAAAAAAGCAAGGCGCTGCCTCAGCTATGGATAAATTAAATCAGATATACGGAAACTGTGAAATCATTTGTCGAGATAAAGGTTATTACCTGCTTAAAAGTGTAAAAAAATAA
- the rplJ gene encoding 50S ribosomal protein L10, with protein sequence MNSAILEAKKQQVNELAEKFKNSVSCVVVDPRGLTVQQSTELRKQLRNEGVELKVIKNNISARAASEAGYEEMSKLFVGPSAIAFSENDAVAPAKIIYEFSSKNESLQLKGGFIEKRNVSIEQLAEVAKLPNKDGMLSMLLSVLQAPMRNLAYAVKQIAEKDNQTEVSE encoded by the coding sequence ATGAATTCAGCTATTTTAGAGGCTAAAAAACAACAAGTAAATGAACTTGCAGAAAAATTTAAAAACTCAGTATCTTGTGTTGTTGTTGACCCTCGTGGTTTAACAGTTCAACAGTCAACTGAATTAAGAAAGCAACTTCGTAATGAAGGTGTTGAATTAAAAGTGATTAAAAACAATATTTCTGCTCGTGCTGCTAGTGAAGCTGGATATGAAGAAATGAGTAAGTTATTTGTTGGGCCAAGCGCAATCGCTTTTAGTGAAAATGATGCTGTTGCTCCTGCGAAAATAATTTACGAATTTAGTTCTAAAAATGAAAGCCTACAACTTAAAGGTGGTTTCATTGAAAAAAGAAATGTATCTATTGAACAACTAGCTGAAGTTGCAAAATTACCGAACAAAGATGGAATGTTATCTATGCTTTTATCTGTATTACAAGCACCAATGCGCAATTTAGCTTATGCAGTTAAGCAAATTGCTGAAAAAGATAACCAAACTGAGGTAAGTGAATAA
- the rplK gene encoding 50S ribosomal protein L11: MAKQVTKVIKLQLNAGKATQAPPVGPALGQAGVNSAQFCSEFNERTRDMMGNIVPVVISVYDDRSFTFITKTPPASDLLKKAAGISSGSSNAKTTKVATIKRDKVREIAEMKMPDLNASDIEAATRIIEGTARNMGIVVED; the protein is encoded by the coding sequence GTGGCTAAACAAGTAACCAAAGTTATTAAATTACAATTGAACGCTGGAAAAGCAACTCAAGCTCCACCAGTAGGACCAGCTTTAGGTCAAGCAGGTGTAAACAGTGCTCAGTTTTGTTCAGAATTCAATGAACGTACACGTGATATGATGGGTAACATAGTTCCTGTTGTAATTTCTGTTTATGATGATCGTTCATTTACATTTATTACCAAAACGCCACCAGCTTCTGATTTATTGAAGAAAGCTGCAGGAATTAGTAGTGGTTCATCAAATGCAAAAACAACTAAAGTAGCTACTATTAAACGCGATAAAGTTCGCGAAATAGCCGAAATGAAAATGCCCGATTTAAACGCAAGTGACATTGAAGCTGCTACTAGAATTATTGAAGGAACAGCTAGAAACATGGGAATCGTTGTTGAAGACTAA
- the rplL gene encoding 50S ribosomal protein L7/L12, whose translation MAKLTTTEIIESLKEMTILELNDLVKAIEEEFGVTAAAPVAVAGGAQEEAAQTEFDVVLTSAGASKIKVIKVVRELTGLGLKEAKALVDSAPQAVKEKVSEEEANTIKAQLEEVGAVVEVK comes from the coding sequence ATGGCAAAATTAACAACTACTGAAATTATTGAGTCATTAAAAGAGATGACAATTTTAGAATTAAATGATTTAGTTAAAGCAATTGAAGAAGAGTTTGGTGTGACTGCTGCTGCGCCTGTGGCTGTTGCTGGTGGAGCACAAGAAGAAGCTGCTCAAACTGAATTTGATGTTGTATTAACAAGTGCAGGAGCATCAAAAATCAAAGTTATCAAAGTTGTACGTGAGTTAACTGGATTAGGATTAAAAGAAGCAAAAGCTTTAGTAGATTCAGCTCCTCAAGCAGTAAAAGAAAAAGTATCTGAAGAAGAAGCTAATACTATCAAAGCACAATTAGAAGAAGTTGGCGCTGTTGTTGAAGTTAAGTAA